The Natrinema saccharevitans genome includes the window CCGTTTCGGCGGCCGGGTCGTCGGCCGCTGGCGTCTCGGCCGACGCCTCGTCCGGCGTCGCGGCGTCGGCCGGATCGTCGTCGGAGCCGGTTTCGTCGGCATCGGATTCGGAATCGTCGGACGACCCCGAAAAGAGCGAGCGGGCTCTGGCGCCGAGCCCGGTCCGGCCGCCGTCGTCGTCTTCGTCGTCCGCCGTGGCCTCCTCATCGACGGCCGATTCCTCGTCCGGGGCCGAACCGGCGTCGTCGGCCTCGCGGTCGGGATCGGTTGCCGGCTCCTGGCCCGCGGATTCGGCCGCGTCCGCAGCGGCGGCCTCGGTCGTCGCCTCCGGTGCCGACCCGGAGGTGACCGCCGCGTCCGGCTCGACCTCGGCGGCCGCCGGGGCCGCCGTCTCGGCGTCGGCGGTAGTATCGGTGGCTTCCGCGTCCGCCGAACTCGCCGGTTCCGGGTCGTCCGGCTCCGGCGGTTCGGTATCGGCGTCGTCGGCGGCGAGTTCGTCCGCTTCGAGGTCGGCCTCGTCGACTCCCTCGACGTTCTCCTCGGCGGCTTCTTCGGCGTCGTCGCGGAAGCTTCCGAGCTTGTCCTTCAGGTTATCGAACATGGATGGCGATAAACGTGCTCCGCCGCGTTACTCGTCGGGCTGGCCCTGGCCCATCCCCTGCATCTGCTGTTGCATCGCCTGCTGCTGGAGCTGCTGGGCCTGCTGCTCGAGTTCGTCGCTCTCGGTCTCGAGTTCCGTGATCTCCTCGTTGAGTTCGTCGATCTGGTCGTCGAGGTGATCTTTCTTGTTCTCGAGGGCGTCGACGGCGTCGTCCTCCTCGAACTCCGCGGCGTAATCGGCGCCGAGGTCGACGATGACTTCGTCGATGTTCTCGATCGTCGTTCGCAGGTAGGCGCCGCCGCCAAGCGGCATCTGGACGGTCGAGCCGGTCTCGAGGGTCTCGATCGCTTCGATGGCCTCGTCGACCTCGGTCTGTTCCTGTCGCAGGGCTTCGACGTTCGCCTGCAGGCCCTCGATCTGTTCTTCGATCTCCTGAAGCTCCTGGGACAGCTGCTGGAGTTGCTGCTGACCCATTATTGGGATACCTCCTCGAGTTCGATCTCGGTGCGTTTGAGCCCGTGCTGGCTTCCGAGCTGGGTGTAGGCGTGTTCACGAGCGACGTTCTCGTTCTCGGCGTCGATGGTCGTCTCGAACTCCGCGAACCCGTCGCGGCTCTTGAATCGACCACTGACCGTAAATTGACTCATGCCTATCCCTCCGGCAGGCAGTCGGAAGAATCTTCCCTTCCCATTCGACGGCCGGCGGCCGACGCGAGGTGTCGGAACGAGGGTCCCGTCCCCGACGTTCCCCACGAGCGAAGGGTCAAGCGTTTTCCGACGGGCGATCGAACCCGACCCCATGAGCGAACTCGATCCCGGCGAGTTGCTGCCCAGCGAGCGAATGCGAGAACAGGCCCTCGAGGGCAGGGTCACCCAGATCCACCGCGGCCAGCAGTACGCCGACGAAGGAGACACGTTCGCGATCGACGACACGACTTTCGAGGTGACCGCGGTTCGAGAGCGCACGCTCGGGGAGCTGACCGACGAGGACGCCCGAGCCGAGGGAATGGACGACCTCGAGGGGTACCGACGCATGCTCGAACGCGCCCACGAGAACTTCGAGTGGGACGACGACAGCGAGGTCGTCCTCCATCGATTCGAACGGCGATAGGTCGTCGTCCTCCGGTCGCCGACGGCGACCGATACGCCGCGAGTAGAGACCACAGTACCCGGCCGCGAGCAGGCCGACCGAGAGCAAACTACCGGCCATGAAGACGAGATCCTGCCGGAACAGCTATAGTAGCTCTTGAAAGTCAATGCACACCCGATCGCAGGACAGCGTTGTGATCGGTGTGTAAATCGTTTCAAGAGCTACTATAGAGTACTCGCTATCGAGTGAACAGACACATCGATCGGAGCGGTCTCGAGAAGACGGAATGCCGACCCGGGCGGCGTCGATCGCGGCCGCTCGAGAAGAACTGAGAACCGAAATGGGTCGCGGCCGACCGTCAGTCGAGATAGCCCAGCGCGTCCTCGATCCGGCCGAGTTCGGGGCCGGTCGTGTCCTCGCCGACGACGTAGCCGGCCTCGTTGGCGATCAGGCCGGAGCCGACCAGCGGCGCGCCGTAGTTGACCGTGCCGACGTCGGCCCGAACGTCTAACGCCTCCTCGAGCCCGTCGAGTTCCGCGTCGGTGGCCTTCGGGTGACAGAGGACGCCGGTGTTGGTCGCCACCGCGGCGGTCCCGACGGTCCGGACCCCGGCGAGGTCGCCGCGTTCGACGGGGACCTCGAGGGTGTCCTCGACGATCTGAATCGCCTCGCGGGGCAGGTCCGGATGGACGTACGCCCCGTAATCGTTCGCGAGGACGACGTTGCCGGCGGCGTTGATATTGCCGGGCAGTTCGGCGACGGGCAGGTCGATCTCGTCCTCGAGGGTCTCGCGTTCGTACTCGAGAACCCGGGAACTGACGAGCAGCCCGTTCTCGTTACCCGTCGCTAGGGCGCCGACCGTCGAGGAGCCGCCGACGGTCGTCCGGACGGCGGGGACCTCGAGTTCGTCGGACAGGTCGGCGACGACGTCGTCGTCGACGTCGTGGCGAACGAGTACGCACGAGTCGGTCGCGCGGGCGAAGACGCCGACGTAGGCCGACCCGGCGAAGGCGAGGCGCTGCAAGTTTAGTCGGCGACCTCGGCTTCGACGACGGCTTCACCCTCCTCGTCGAAGCGGGCCGCGCGGACGCGAAGCTTTCGCGGCGGGTTCGAGCGCCCGTTCGACCAGACTTCCTCGTTGATCGAGGGGTCCAGTCGGATGGCGTCTTCCTCGACCGCGAAGTGTTTCGCGAGGTGTTCGCGGACCAGTCGCATCGCGTAGTCGGCGGCCTCGTGGTTCGCGCCCTTCTTGACGTCTCGCAGGGGAACGGTGACGACGCGTTCCTCGAAATCACTTGCACTCATCGTTACTCGTCAGTGTCGTTGCGCCGCCAGTTGCGTCGCTTGGGGTTGCGCTGGACTTCCATGTCCGTCTTCATCATGACCCAGGCCGGCACGCGGCTGTTCTGGTTCTCGAGTTTGGCAAGTCGCTTCTTCTTGCCCTTCGATTTCTTACCCATAGTGGCCGGACGTAGCCCGCGGTGGCTTAAAATCTTGTCCATCTGGTGGGGCCGGCCGGTCGGCCCTCGAACGGGCACGAGACCGCGCGAACCGTCCCGAAGACGGGGGTTCGGTTCTCGAACCGCCGCCCGAGAAAGGGCGTCACGCACGGCGAGGTCGGTCCGTCCCCGACAGTCACTCGAGCGGGAACGATGCCGCGGTCGAGTAGACCGGTCCCTCGTCGGTGAGGGTGCTCTCGGTGAGTCGGAGCTCGTCGACGCGGGCCTCGCCGATCGTCGGGTCGCGCTCGCGGACGAGGTCCTGGACCAGGTCCTTCCCGCCGGCGTGGGTCATCCGGGCGAGCGTGACGTGCGGCGTGAACTCGTGGTCCTCGGGGTCGAACCCCATCGCCGTCGTCCGGTCCTCGATGGCCTCGTGCAGCCGGGTCAGCTCCTCGCCGCCGTCCGCGACGCCCAGCCAGACGACGCTGATGTACTCGAGGCTCGGGAAGACGCCGAGCCCGCCGTAGCGGACCGTGAAGGGGTCGACGCCGCTCTCCTCGACCGCCGCCTCGAGTTCTCGCTCGAGGGCTGGCAGCCGATCCTCGTCCACGTCGCCGAGGAACTTCATCGTGACGTGAGCCTGTTCGGGATCGGTGACATCGAGGCCGCTGGCGTCGTCGAACGCGGCCTGCAGGTCGGCGACCGGTGCCGCGAGGTCGTCGGGGAGGTCGACGCTGGCGAACAGTCGCATACGCGGAGCCTCGTCGGCGGGCCACTCAAGCGTGACGGGTGCCCGAACCGGCGGCGTCCGCCCCGGGCGGTTCGTAGTTAGGGAGTCGCGTTATGACGGCTGGGGCCCCAGAGAGGGTAATGACCGACGTAGCCGTCCTCGGCGGCGGGATCGGCGGCCTCACCGCGGCCCACGAACTCGCCGAGCGGGGACTCGAGGTGACCGTCTTCGAGGCCAACGACCGCTTCGGGGGCAAAGCGCGCTCGATGCCGATCGACGACGACCCGAACGCGCTCCAGGGCGAACACGGCTTTCGGTTCTTCCCGGCGTTCTACCGGCACGTCGTCGAGACGATGGAACGGATCCCCGACGGCGACGGGGTCGTCGCGGACAACCTCGTCGAGACCGAGGCGACGCTGATCGCCAGTACCGACGGCC containing:
- a CDS encoding translation initiation factor IF-6; amino-acid sequence: MQRLAFAGSAYVGVFARATDSCVLVRHDVDDDVVADLSDELEVPAVRTTVGGSSTVGALATGNENGLLVSSRVLEYERETLEDEIDLPVAELPGNINAAGNVVLANDYGAYVHPDLPREAIQIVEDTLEVPVERGDLAGVRTVGTAAVATNTGVLCHPKATDAELDGLEEALDVRADVGTVNYGAPLVGSGLIANEAGYVVGEDTTGPELGRIEDALGYLD
- the rpl18a gene encoding 50S ribosomal protein L18Ae, which codes for MSQFTVSGRFKSRDGFAEFETTIDAENENVAREHAYTQLGSQHGLKRTEIELEEVSQ
- a CDS encoding 50S ribosomal protein L39e, whose protein sequence is MGKKSKGKKKRLAKLENQNSRVPAWVMMKTDMEVQRNPKRRNWRRNDTDE
- a CDS encoding ASCH domain-containing protein; protein product: MSELDPGELLPSERMREQALEGRVTQIHRGQQYADEGDTFAIDDTTFEVTAVRERTLGELTDEDARAEGMDDLEGYRRMLERAHENFEWDDDSEVVLHRFERR
- the thpR gene encoding RNA 2',3'-cyclic phosphodiesterase, translating into MRLFASVDLPDDLAAPVADLQAAFDDASGLDVTDPEQAHVTMKFLGDVDEDRLPALERELEAAVEESGVDPFTVRYGGLGVFPSLEYISVVWLGVADGGEELTRLHEAIEDRTTAMGFDPEDHEFTPHVTLARMTHAGGKDLVQDLVRERDPTIGEARVDELRLTESTLTDEGPVYSTAASFPLE
- the pfdA gene encoding prefoldin subunit alpha, coding for MGQQQLQQLSQELQEIEEQIEGLQANVEALRQEQTEVDEAIEAIETLETGSTVQMPLGGGAYLRTTIENIDEVIVDLGADYAAEFEEDDAVDALENKKDHLDDQIDELNEEITELETESDELEQQAQQLQQQAMQQQMQGMGQGQPDE
- a CDS encoding 50S ribosomal protein L31e → MSASDFEERVVTVPLRDVKKGANHEAADYAMRLVREHLAKHFAVEEDAIRLDPSINEEVWSNGRSNPPRKLRVRAARFDEEGEAVVEAEVAD